A single genomic interval of Spinacia oleracea cultivar Varoflay chromosome 6, BTI_SOV_V1, whole genome shotgun sequence harbors:
- the LOC110778477 gene encoding RNA-binding NOB1-like protein produces MDSQPPLSTPEAPPTVEPPVVCWSNIVKQTPSPTPPQPPKTPTKLFETCKSAKGIAVAIVDANAIIQGGERLPSLADKFVSVSEVINEIRDPTSRHRLSFLPFSVDTLEPSPESLKKVVSFARATGDLQTLSDVDLKLIALTYTLEAQVHGTSHLRDSPPPIHVLNVRRLPEKDLPGWGSNVPNLEEWEALDAATGGGPDHNSRILPLKDLTLNIPVEDQISLQDGSVGNGTVDNDGAGLTTRRHRRYPPKKREVKLDGKMVADGVDASQGQHDDNDDGDWRPAVSRGTHRRFLRRKARRDMYEASLDDDEQQEVNKNTEEEVIMEAKCNGLTSDDRHVDQEISEDKKDTDGTNSAENISSILEQMRLAEDALKDHEEQDVQIGSHLEVASMDADLEDAHSGGEGDNDEVLDDLENGSVDTSYAEDDGSEQSWMLRSLSDSSVACITGDFAMQNVILQMGLRLLAPGGMQIRELHRWVLKCHACQNVTAEIGRIFCPKCGNGGTLRKVAVTVGENGVVLQARKQRFSLRGTKFSLPLPQGGRDAMSKNPILREDQLPQKFLYPKTKKKSNKDDDIFPGDSIFGHHTEKKTYNRPPVRQALAVFSGKRNPNDNHYSRAKH; encoded by the exons ATGGATTCGCAACCGCCATTATCAACACCAGAAGCACCACCGACAGTAGAACCACCGGTAGTATGTTGGTCGAACATAGTGAAGCAAACCCCCTCGCCAACCCCACCGCAACCACCAAAAACTCCGACCAAACTCTTCGAAACTTGCAAATCAGCCAAAGGCATAGCTGTAGCCATTGTCGACGCCAACGCCATTATCCAAGGAGGAGAGAGACTCCCTTCTTTAGCGGACAAATTCGTATCTGTCTCCGAAGTCATCAATGAAATCCGTGACCCCACTTCTCGCCACCGTCTGTCTTTCCTCCCTTTCTCCGTTGACACCTTGGAGCCCTCTCCTGAATCCCTCAAGAAAG TCGTCAGCTTTGCTAGAGCAACGGGTGATCTGCAGACTCTTTCCGATGTTGATCTTAAGCTCATTGCTCTAACTTACACACTGGAGGCGCAGGTTCATGGTACTAGTCATCTTAGAGACAGCCCTCCCCCTATCCATGTCTTGAATGTAAGGAGATTGCCTGAGAAGGACTTGCCAGGTTGGGGTTCCAATGTTCCTAACCTTGAGGAGTGGGAGGCATTGGATGCTGCGACAGGTGGTGGTCCAGATCATAATTCTAGAATTCTCCCGTTGAAAGATTTAACCTTGAATATCCCTGTCGAGGATCAAATAAGTTTGCAAGATGGTTCTGTTGGAAATGGTACTGTAGATAATGATGGTGCTGGCCTGACTACCAGGAGACACAGGCGATATCCACCCAAAAAGAGAGAGGTAAAGCTTGATGGAAAGATGGTGGCAGATGGGGTGGATGCATCTCAAGGACAGcatgatgataatgatgatggtGATTGGCGTCCTGCTGTCAGCCGAGGCACTCATAGAAGGTTTCTCAGAAGGAAAGCTCGACGTGATATGTACGAGGCATCTTTGGATGATGATGAGCAGCAAGAAGTCAACAAAAATACTGAAGAGGAAGTCATCATGGAAGCTAAATGTAATGGTCTGACTTCTGATGATAGGCATGTTGATCAAGAGATTTCTGAGGATAAAAAGGACACTGATGGGACAAATAGTGCTGAAAATATTTCATCAATTTTGGAACAGATGAGACTTGCAGAAGATGCTTTGAAAGATCATGAAGAACAAGATGTGCAAATTGGTTCTCATTTAGAGGTTGCATCAATGGATGCGGACTTAGAAGATGCTCATTCCGGAGGTGAAGGGGATAACGACGAAGTATTAGATGACTTAGAAAATGGAAGTGTTGATACCTCATACGCAGAGGATGATGGTAGTGAACAGAGCTGGATGCTAAGGTCTTTATCTGATTCAAGTGTTGCTTGCATCACTGGAGACTTTGCAATGCAAAATGTTATCCTGCAGATGGGTTTACGTTTGCTAGCCCCTGGAGGAATGCAGATACGCGAGTTGCACAG GTGGGTGCTAAAATGTCATGCCTGCCAAAATGTTACTGCTGAAATTGGTCGGATTTTTTGCCCAAAGTGTGGAAATGGTGGTACCTTAAGGAAGGTGGCTGTTACAGTAGGTGAAAATGGGGTTGTGCTACAAGCTCGAAAGCAGCGTTTCTCCTTGCGTGGAACAAAG TTTTCGCTACCATTGCCCCAAGGAGGAAGAGATGCCATGAGTAAGAATCCCATATTACGGGAAGACCAGCTCCCACAGAAATTCTTATACCCCAAGACAAAGAAGAAGTCTAACAAG GACGATGATATCTTTCCCGGGGACAGCATCTTTGGTCATCATACTGAAAAGAAAACATATAACAGGCCGCCTGTAAGACAAGCATTAGCAGTCTTCAGCGGTAAAAGAAATCCCAATGACAACCATTACTCTCGTGCCAAGCACTAA
- the LOC110778468 gene encoding probable LRR receptor-like serine/threonine-protein kinase At1g63430 → MGALNWVLLQLAIFGALTVNCHSFVSVEVWALTAFKEAIYEDPYLVLANWNGLDATPCQWSGVSCSMAKDHVVKLNISGSSLKGFIAPELGLLTNLQELILHGNHLIGIIPKEIGLLKNLTALDLGANQFSGPIPHEIGNLSSIKKINLQSNGLTGMLPHELGNLKSLQELHLDRNKLQGNVIGLANANSESNMHGMFASNGNVIGLCRLPQLKVVDLSYNFFGGTVPKCLLHLPSANFQGNCLDEKSLKQRSDAQCGAAISAKGHTNPSGNTKGKSRESETKHQKSRPTWLLALEIVTGTMVGTLLITALITTYKRFNNKSSMIIPWKKSGSDKERLAVYIADSELLRDIHRYNRQELEVACEDFSNIIGSSSDSMIYKGTMKGGSEIAVISFCIKEEQWTGYHELYFQREVADLARLNHENAARLLGYCRESPPFTRMLVFEYACNGTLYEHLHSIFADGEGCQLSWTRRMKIIIGIARGLRYLHTELNPPFTISELNSSAVYLTEDFSPKLVDYESWKTIIARSEKNSSAIDSNGAICVLPRSFEARHLDIKGNVYAFGVLLLEIVSGRPPFSKDTGSLVDWAREYLEVPEVMSYIVEKELKHFEYEDLKAVCEAASLCLNPDPVKRPMMHDLCTLLESRIDLSVSAELRSSSLAWAELALST, encoded by the exons ATGGGAGCATTAAATTGGGTTCTGCTTCAATTAGCCATTTTTGGAGCTTTGACTGTAAATTGCCACTCTTTTGTCTCAGTTGAAG TTTGGGCATTAACTGCATTTAAAGAAGCTATATATGAAGACCCTTATCTGGTATTGGCCAATTGGAACGGGTTAGATGCAACCCCTTGTCAATGGTCTGGTGTTTCTTGCTCAATGGCTAAAGACCATGTTGTTAAATT GAATATTTCTGGTTCATCTCTGAAGGGATTTATTGCTCCTGAATTGGGTTTACTGACCAATTTACAAGAATT aattCTTCATGGGAATCATCTGATTGGGATTATACCGAAAGAAATTGGCTTATTGAAGAACCTTACTGCATTGGATCTTGGGGCAAATCAGTTTTCCGGGCCCATACCTCATGAAATAGGGAACTTGAGTAGCATCAAGAAGAT TAACCTTCAGTCCAATGGGTTGACAGGAATGCTACCTCATGAGCTTGGTAATTTGAAATCTCTTCAGGAGCTTCACCTGGACAGAAATAAGCTCCAAGGAAATGTAATTGGTCTTGCCAATGCGAATTCTGAATCCAATATGCATGGAAT GTTTGCATCAAATGGGAATGTAATAGGTCTTTGTCGCTTGCCTCAGCTAAAGGTTGTTGATTTGTCATACAACTTCTTTGGTGGCACAGTCCCGAAATGCTTGCTACATCTGCCAAG CGCAAACTTTCAGGGTAACTGTCTTGATGAAAAGAGTTTAAAACAGCGTTCAGATGCACAATGTG GAGCTGCAATATCTGCCAAAGGCCATACAAATCCTAGTGGCAACACAAAGGGAAAGTCTCGAGAAAGTGAAACCAAGCACCAGAAATCGAGACCTACTTGGCTTTTAGCTTTAGAAATTGTAACTGGGACCATGGTTGGTACTCTCTTAATCACTGCTCTGATAACTACTTACAAAAGATTTAACAATAAATCATCTATGATTATCCCTTGGAAGAAATCTGGAAGTGACAAAGAACGGTTGGCAGTATATATTG CTGATTCTGAGTTGTTGAGAGATATTCATAGATACAACAGACAAGAGCTTGAAGTGGCTTGTGAAGACTTCAGCAATATCATTGGATCTTCCTCTGATAGTATGATTTACAAAGGCACGATGAAAGGTGGATCTGAGATTGCAGTGATATCCTTCTGCATCAAAGAAGAGCAGTGGACTGGCTATCACGAGCTTTATTTCCAGAGAGAG GTGGCAGATTTAGCAAGATTAAATCATGAGAACGCTGCTAGGCTCTTAGGGTATTGCCGAGAGAGTCCTCCATTCACAAGGATGCTTGTTTTTGAATATGCATGTAACGGAACTTTATATGAGCACCTGCATT CCATATTTGCTGATGGAGAAGGCTGCCAGCTGTCTTGGACACGGCGTATGAAAATCATAATTGGTATCGCTCGTGGATTGAGATATCTTCATACGGAACTCAACCCTCCCTTTACTATATCCGAGCTGAATTCTAGTGCTGTATATCTTACAGAAGATTTTTCACCCAAG CTGGTTGATTATGAAAGCTGGAAGACTATCATTGCAAGATCAGAGAAAAATTCATCAGCCATAGATAGTAATGGTGCTATCTGTGTTCTGCCACGCTCATTTGAGGCACGTCATCTAGACATAAAGGGTAACGTTTATGCATTTGGAGTACTACTACTTGAGATAGTCAGTGGCAGACCACCCTTCTCCAAAGACACAGGAAGCTTGGTAGATTGG GCTAGGGAGTACCTTGAGGTACCTGAGGTAATGTCCTATATTGTAGAGAAAGAACTGAAGCATTTTGAATATGAGGACCTTAAAGCGGTTTGTGAGGCAGCAAGTCTTTGCCTGAATCCTGATCCAGTCAAACGACCAATGATGCACGACTTGTGCACTTTACTGGAGAGCCGCATTGATCTGTCTGTGTCAGCTGAGCTCAGATCATCTTCTTTGGCGTGGGCAGAGCTGGCTCTCTCGACATGA